Proteins encoded within one genomic window of Rossellomorea vietnamensis:
- a CDS encoding DUF3055 domain-containing protein, producing the protein MSERFYLYDDTENTRTRFVSFMGENQRYDLAITQTERYYGKSLVLDLQGSRFAIMGRDDLDEPGYVESVFKLTEEEADELRDFLGEIIL; encoded by the coding sequence ATGAGTGAACGTTTTTATTTATATGACGATACAGAGAATACACGAACGCGATTCGTAAGTTTCATGGGGGAAAATCAGCGGTACGACCTGGCCATTACCCAAACGGAACGCTATTACGGCAAATCATTGGTACTGGATCTTCAGGGCAGTCGATTTGCCATCATGGGAAGAGATGACCTTGATGAACCGGGATACGTTGAGAGTGTATTTAAATTAACCGAAGAAGAAGCGGATGAATTACGGGACTTCTTAGGTGAAATCATTCTTTGA
- a CDS encoding 2-hydroxyacid dehydrogenase, giving the protein MKPFIYITRKLPEAVVAPLKSEFDVEMWEKEDAQVPRDILLEKAEKASALLTMLSDKVDRELLQNASYLKVVANLAVGFDNIDLEAAKEKGVTITNTPDVLTETTADLTFALLMATSRRVVEADRYIKEGKWKSWSPLLLAGTDIHHKTMGIVGMGSIGEAVARRAKGFNMEVLYHNRSRKPEAEETLGVRYVSFDDILAQSDFVVVLAPLNTETQGMFQEDQFRKMKNTAIFINAARGAIVNEAALLQALKRGDIAGAGLDVFETEPISEDHPLLQLDQVVALPHIGSSSKDTRLDMMTLCVENIQAVLKGDNPKTAVK; this is encoded by the coding sequence ATGAAACCATTCATCTATATTACGAGGAAACTTCCTGAGGCCGTGGTCGCCCCATTAAAAAGTGAGTTCGATGTGGAGATGTGGGAAAAGGAGGATGCCCAGGTACCAAGGGACATCCTCCTGGAGAAAGCAGAGAAAGCATCTGCTTTACTTACCATGCTATCGGACAAGGTCGACCGGGAACTCTTACAGAATGCCTCCTATTTGAAAGTTGTGGCAAACCTTGCGGTGGGCTTCGATAATATCGATCTGGAAGCGGCAAAGGAAAAGGGTGTCACAATCACCAATACACCAGATGTCCTGACGGAAACGACGGCGGATTTAACTTTCGCCCTCCTGATGGCAACCTCACGACGAGTCGTAGAAGCCGACCGGTATATTAAAGAAGGGAAGTGGAAAAGCTGGTCACCCCTTCTCCTTGCCGGAACGGATATTCATCATAAAACGATGGGGATCGTCGGAATGGGAAGCATCGGGGAAGCTGTGGCGAGAAGGGCGAAAGGATTTAATATGGAAGTACTGTACCATAACCGTTCCCGTAAACCCGAAGCCGAAGAGACCCTTGGAGTCCGATATGTGTCATTCGATGACATTCTTGCCCAATCGGATTTCGTGGTCGTCCTGGCACCTTTAAACACGGAAACACAGGGTATGTTCCAGGAAGATCAATTCAGAAAAATGAAGAACACAGCGATCTTCATCAATGCAGCACGTGGAGCCATCGTCAATGAAGCGGCCCTCCTGCAGGCGTTAAAGAGGGGAGACATCGCGGGAGCCGGCCTGGATGTATTCGAAACCGAACCGATAAGCGAGGATCATCCTCTCCTCCAATTGGATCAAGTCGTCGCCCTCCCCCATATCGGAAGCTCTTCCAAAGACACCCGTCTTGACATGATGACCCTGTGTGTAGAGAACATACAGGCCGTTCTTAAAGGGGACAACCCGAAAACAGCGGTAAAGTAA
- the yutH gene encoding spore coat putative kinase YutH: MSQEILINHFGLHPERAFFDGMMDRYMVGGLVYSIVGVSNMEQETLVELYKLAEHLKSTGDRHVSTFVQSHEGKFLVVEKDKDYVVLRNEGMESPPYHKLGRKLSKFHFRGRTFEEKVEKINRMGQWKSLWEKRMAQLEKAYYQVIQDQPADEFERRFVESYPYYSALSENAIQYLVDTELDEDPKAEDAGTICHERFLDSTWGTEMCIHFPFQWVFDHCSRDIAEWVRERYFMRSQTFHPELQEFMKEYESVTPLSPFAWRLLYSRLLFPLHYFECIEEYYISQSEQEKKTVEEKLERYLKNSHQYEAFLADFYHMSEVPVKKWGIPLIAWL, translated from the coding sequence ATGTCTCAAGAGATTTTAATAAACCATTTTGGGTTACATCCTGAGCGGGCATTCTTCGATGGAATGATGGATCGATATATGGTCGGGGGATTAGTATATAGTATTGTGGGTGTATCGAATATGGAACAGGAAACCCTGGTGGAACTCTATAAATTAGCAGAACACCTGAAAAGCACAGGGGACCGGCATGTGTCGACCTTTGTACAGAGCCATGAGGGGAAATTCCTCGTAGTGGAAAAGGATAAGGATTATGTCGTCCTTCGAAATGAGGGCATGGAATCCCCGCCTTATCATAAGCTCGGCCGAAAGCTAAGCAAATTCCATTTCAGGGGACGGACCTTCGAAGAGAAAGTGGAAAAAATAAATCGCATGGGACAGTGGAAGAGTCTGTGGGAAAAGCGGATGGCTCAATTGGAAAAAGCCTATTATCAGGTCATTCAGGACCAGCCCGCTGACGAGTTTGAACGCCGGTTTGTCGAGAGTTATCCTTATTATAGTGCGCTTTCGGAAAATGCCATTCAATACCTGGTCGATACGGAGCTTGATGAAGACCCGAAGGCAGAGGATGCCGGAACGATCTGTCATGAACGATTTCTCGATTCCACATGGGGGACCGAAATGTGCATACATTTCCCGTTTCAATGGGTATTCGACCATTGCAGCCGGGACATAGCCGAGTGGGTGAGGGAACGATACTTCATGAGGAGCCAAACGTTTCATCCTGAGCTTCAGGAATTCATGAAAGAGTATGAGTCGGTTACACCCCTTTCTCCTTTTGCATGGAGGTTGTTGTATTCCCGGCTATTGTTTCCCCTGCATTATTTCGAATGCATCGAGGAGTACTACATTTCACAATCAGAACAGGAGAAAAAGACAGTCGAGGAGAAACTGGAGCGCTATTTGAAGAATTCACATCAATACGAAGCGTTTCTGGCGGATTTTTACCATATGTCGGAGGTTCCTGTGAAGAAATGGGGAATTCCCCTCATTGCATGGCTGTAA
- the sda gene encoding sporulation histidine kinase inhibitor Sda: protein MKLLSDKALIDAYTKAKQLKLSNEFIILIEQEIKKRKLVH from the coding sequence ATTAAACTCCTGAGTGACAAAGCCCTTATCGATGCCTATACAAAAGCAAAACAGTTAAAACTCAGTAATGAATTCATCATTCTGATCGAACAAGAAATTAAAAAGAGAAAATTAGTTCATTAA
- a CDS encoding DUF86 domain-containing protein — translation MYFVDREKIEEILVYMDEQLNIFSRQEQWNATLEKLALERVAHVIIESVLDVGNSMIDGFIMRDPGSYEDIIDILLDEKVITDKMSEDLKRLVEQRKSLVQEYTTIDHKQLHTILKEVSQTLNQFPLQVRNYLENELGPVSAFKN, via the coding sequence ATGTATTTCGTAGACAGGGAAAAGATTGAAGAAATATTGGTCTATATGGATGAGCAGCTAAACATATTCAGCCGTCAGGAACAGTGGAATGCTACTCTGGAAAAATTGGCGCTCGAAAGGGTTGCCCACGTCATCATTGAATCTGTCTTGGACGTAGGGAACAGCATGATCGATGGATTCATCATGAGGGATCCGGGGAGCTATGAGGATATCATTGATATTCTCCTGGATGAAAAAGTGATCACGGACAAGATGAGTGAAGACCTGAAACGCCTCGTCGAACAGCGTAAATCACTGGTTCAGGAATATACAACCATCGACCACAAGCAATTACATACGATCCTGAAAGAAGTGTCCCAAACACTGAACCAGTTCCCGTTACAGGTCCGAAACTACCTTGAAAATGAATTGGGCCCCGTTTCGGCATTTAAAAACTAA
- a CDS encoding phosphatidylglycerophosphatase A, with protein MKDKESMDLLEKTARKWLHERGVEIEDIAQLVMYLQQKYHPDLELEECVYNVERVLTKREVQNAILTGIQLDILAEKKMLMEPLQAIVEVDEGLYGVDEILAFSIVNVYGSIGFTNYGYIDKQKPGILERLNDKSSGMCHTFLDDIVGAIAAAASSRLAHRAKGAK; from the coding sequence ATGAAGGATAAAGAGTCAATGGATTTATTAGAGAAAACAGCACGGAAATGGCTGCATGAAAGAGGAGTGGAAATAGAAGATATCGCTCAATTAGTCATGTACCTTCAACAGAAGTATCATCCTGATCTTGAATTGGAGGAATGTGTCTATAACGTGGAACGTGTATTGACGAAGCGTGAAGTGCAGAACGCTATACTTACAGGTATTCAACTTGATATATTAGCTGAGAAAAAGATGCTGATGGAACCCTTGCAGGCGATTGTTGAAGTAGATGAAGGATTATATGGTGTGGATGAAATCCTGGCCTTTTCCATTGTGAATGTATACGGATCAATCGGATTCACGAACTATGGATATATCGATAAACAGAAGCCGGGGATCCTGGAGCGATTGAATGATAAATCATCAGGTATGTGCCATACCTTCCTGGATGATATTGTAGGAGCCATTGCAGCGGCCGCTTCAAGCCGATTGGCACACCGGGCGAAAGGCGCAAAGTAG
- a CDS encoding NifU family protein — protein sequence MAENEMIAPVQEVLDKLRPFLLRDGGDCELVDVEDGIVKLRLLGACGSCPSSTITLKAGIERALVEEVPGIVEVEQVF from the coding sequence ATGGCTGAAAACGAAATGATTGCACCCGTTCAGGAAGTATTAGATAAATTACGTCCGTTCCTACTTCGCGATGGTGGAGATTGTGAACTTGTAGACGTTGAAGACGGCATTGTGAAATTGCGCCTTCTTGGTGCTTGCGGAAGCTGCCCAAGTTCAACCATCACATTAAAGGCAGGAATCGAACGCGCATTGGTGGAAGAAGTTCCTGGTATCGTTGAAGTAGAGCAAGTATTCTAA
- a CDS encoding helix-turn-helix domain-containing protein — MSITVTGLVGKKIRHHRRAKEITIQELSRKCGLTVNYISLIEKGEANPSLNKLNAIVCALDVQWEDIMPTCEEHEDIYNQTIL, encoded by the coding sequence ATGAGTATTACAGTTACAGGACTTGTCGGAAAGAAAATAAGGCACCATAGAAGAGCGAAAGAAATCACCATACAAGAATTAAGTCGTAAATGTGGATTAACGGTCAATTATATTTCGTTGATTGAAAAGGGAGAGGCGAATCCGTCCCTGAACAAGTTGAATGCCATTGTGTGTGCTCTTGACGTACAGTGGGAAGACATCATGCCGACTTGTGAAGAACATGAAGACATCTACAATCAAACGATTCTTTAA
- a CDS encoding TIGR01457 family HAD-type hydrolase: MKEYKGYLIDLDGTMYKGKEKIEEAGDFVKRLQDKGLPYLFVTNNSSRRPEQVAEKLRSFDIPATKEQVFTTSMATAQYMAKEKPEGTAYVIGEEGIRSALEENGITLQEDKPDFVVVGIDREINYEKLSLACLGVRNGATFISTNGDIAIPTERGLLPGNGSLTSVVTVSTQTEPIFIGKPESIIMEQALSVLGVSKEETLMVGDNYDTDILAGINAGLDTLLVHTGVTTKEALTEKHIQPTYTIETLDQWDI, translated from the coding sequence ATGAAAGAGTATAAAGGGTATTTAATCGATTTGGATGGAACGATGTATAAAGGGAAGGAGAAGATTGAAGAAGCGGGGGATTTCGTGAAGCGGCTGCAGGATAAAGGCTTACCTTATCTCTTCGTGACGAACAACTCTTCAAGAAGACCGGAACAGGTGGCGGAAAAATTGCGGTCATTTGATATTCCCGCAACAAAGGAACAGGTATTTACGACATCCATGGCGACGGCACAGTATATGGCGAAGGAAAAGCCTGAAGGAACGGCCTATGTCATAGGTGAAGAGGGGATACGCTCAGCACTTGAAGAAAACGGCATTACACTGCAGGAAGATAAACCGGATTTCGTAGTAGTGGGGATTGACCGTGAGATTAATTACGAGAAATTATCCCTCGCTTGCCTGGGGGTGAGAAACGGGGCAACGTTCATTTCAACGAATGGAGATATCGCGATTCCGACTGAAAGGGGATTGCTTCCGGGGAATGGTTCCCTGACGTCTGTCGTGACGGTCTCCACCCAGACCGAACCGATCTTTATCGGAAAGCCGGAGTCCATCATCATGGAACAGGCATTGTCTGTGTTAGGTGTCTCAAAGGAAGAAACCCTGATGGTAGGGGATAACTATGATACAGATATCCTGGCAGGAATAAATGCAGGACTCGATACGCTCCTTGTTCATACAGGAGTTACAACAAAAGAAGCGTTGACCGAAAAGCATATTCAGCCTACCTACACAATTGAAACATTGGATCAATGGGATATATAA
- a CDS encoding NAD(P)/FAD-dependent oxidoreductase, producing MKQLVLLGGGYGNMRVLLRLLPNQLPEDVSITLIDRNPYHCLKTEYYALAAGTISDQHVRVSFPEHARLSYVYGDISGVDMENKLVRMKDQDPVPYDDLVIGLGCEDKYHNVPGADEHTFSIQTIERSRKTYQTLCNLPAGSIVGIVGAGLSGIELASELRESRSDLKIKLFDRGPRILNAFPERLSSYVHGWFDENGVEIVNNSNITRVEPNTLHNHEEQIFCDAIVWTAGIQPSKVVRDMDVEKDASGRVILTKYHNLPQDENVYVVGDCASLPQAPSAQLAEGQAEQIVTILLKRWNNEELPAELPKIKLKGILGSLGKKHGFGLVNERSITGRVARLLKSGVLWMYKYHNG from the coding sequence ATGAAACAATTAGTTCTGCTTGGCGGAGGATATGGGAACATGCGCGTCCTTCTTCGCTTGTTACCCAACCAATTACCTGAAGATGTATCGATTACCCTGATTGACAGAAATCCTTATCACTGTCTGAAGACAGAATACTATGCGCTTGCTGCCGGTACGATTTCAGATCAGCATGTACGCGTATCATTCCCGGAACATGCCCGGTTATCCTATGTATACGGAGATATCTCAGGCGTGGACATGGAGAATAAACTCGTTCGTATGAAAGATCAGGATCCCGTCCCTTATGACGACCTTGTCATCGGACTTGGGTGTGAAGATAAATATCATAATGTACCGGGTGCAGATGAACATACGTTCTCGATTCAAACAATTGAAAGGTCACGAAAAACGTATCAAACCCTGTGTAATCTTCCAGCGGGGTCAATCGTCGGAATCGTCGGCGCAGGCTTAAGCGGGATTGAACTTGCCAGTGAGCTTAGGGAAAGCCGTTCTGACCTGAAGATTAAGCTATTCGACCGTGGCCCGCGTATCCTAAATGCCTTCCCGGAACGTCTGAGCTCTTATGTTCACGGCTGGTTTGACGAAAATGGCGTAGAAATCGTGAACAATTCCAATATTACAAGAGTGGAACCGAATACACTGCATAACCACGAAGAACAGATTTTCTGTGATGCCATCGTGTGGACTGCCGGGATTCAACCGAGCAAGGTCGTTCGCGATATGGATGTGGAAAAGGATGCAAGCGGTCGCGTCATCCTGACAAAGTATCATAACCTGCCACAGGATGAGAACGTGTATGTGGTCGGTGACTGCGCAAGCCTTCCTCAAGCTCCAAGTGCGCAACTTGCCGAAGGGCAGGCAGAACAAATCGTCACCATTTTACTGAAGCGCTGGAATAACGAAGAGCTTCCGGCAGAGCTACCAAAGATCAAGCTAAAGGGGATCCTTGGTTCACTCGGAAAGAAGCATGGCTTCGGACTGGTGAATGAGCGCTCCATTACAGGACGGGTCGCCCGATTGTTGAAATCCGGAGTATTGTGGATGTATAAATATCATAATGGATGA
- a CDS encoding YuzD family protein yields MNRKPVELYVYGAEILCPSCVNLPSSKETYEWLEAAVSRKYPNQPFVIKYVDIHNPPEEESVKQFASRVVEEDMFYPIVLLEGKIVGEGNPRLKTIYSELEKYGYKAV; encoded by the coding sequence ATGAATCGTAAGCCAGTTGAACTTTACGTGTACGGGGCAGAAATACTTTGTCCAAGCTGCGTGAACTTGCCATCATCGAAAGAAACGTACGAATGGCTGGAGGCTGCAGTGAGCAGGAAATATCCAAATCAACCATTTGTCATTAAATATGTGGATATCCATAATCCGCCGGAAGAAGAATCGGTGAAACAGTTTGCCTCAAGGGTAGTGGAAGAAGATATGTTCTATCCCATTGTCTTATTGGAAGGCAAAATTGTCGGAGAAGGAAATCCCCGTCTGAAGACGATCTACTCAGAACTTGAGAAGTATGGATATAAGGCGGTTTGA